The following proteins come from a genomic window of Paenibacillus swuensis:
- a CDS encoding thiazole synthase, which yields MMKTYLGKDKAQESAQESAQESAQESAQENAQVNESLKIGPHRFQSRLLLGTGKFTSADVQKAAVEVSGAEILTFAVRRMNIFDQEQPDLLQKLDIAQYTLLPNTAGAKTAVEAVRIAKLAKASGLCDMVKVEVIGDDRTLYPDPLETLKASEMLLELGFIVLTYTSDDVVLARRLQELGVHAVMPAASPIGSGQGIVNPLNLSFIIEQATVPVIVDAGIGAPSDAAKAMELGADGVLLNTAVSGSGNPVAMAEAMRLAVEAGRLSHGAGRIPVKRYATASSPVY from the coding sequence ATGATGAAAACGTATTTGGGTAAGGACAAAGCTCAGGAAAGTGCTCAGGAAAGTGCTCAGGAAAGTGCTCAGGAAAGTGCTCAGGAAAATGCTCAAGTTAACGAATCATTAAAGATCGGGCCCCATCGGTTTCAGTCGCGATTGTTGCTGGGAACAGGGAAGTTTACTAGTGCGGATGTCCAAAAGGCGGCGGTGGAAGTGTCGGGAGCGGAAATCCTCACGTTTGCGGTGCGGCGGATGAATATTTTTGATCAGGAGCAACCGGATCTTTTGCAAAAGCTCGACATCGCCCAATATACTTTATTGCCCAACACGGCAGGGGCCAAGACCGCTGTTGAAGCTGTCCGCATTGCGAAGCTGGCCAAAGCGTCCGGCTTATGCGATATGGTTAAAGTGGAAGTGATTGGGGATGACCGTACATTGTATCCCGATCCGCTGGAGACGTTGAAAGCTTCGGAAATGCTGCTCGAGCTGGGATTTATCGTGTTGACGTATACTTCGGATGATGTGGTATTGGCACGAAGGCTGCAGGAATTGGGCGTGCATGCCGTTATGCCGGCGGCCTCTCCAATCGGCTCAGGACAGGGCATCGTGAATCCGTTAAATCTAAGCTTCATTATTGAGCAAGCAACCGTGCCGGTCATTGTGGACGCAGGCATAGGCGCGCCCTCGGACGCAGCCAAAGCTATGGAGTTGGGAGCCGATGGCGTGTTGCTGAATACCGCGGTAAGCGGGTCCGGAAACCCGGTGGCTATGGCCGAGGCAATGCGGCTCGCGGTGGAAGCGGGGCGACTGTCCCATGGAGCAGGACGAATTCCGGTTAAGCGCTATGCGACGGCGAGTAGTCCCGTTTATTGA
- the thiS gene encoding sulfur carrier protein ThiS, giving the protein MTLWINGMRTDLPLICETVGELLGQLNLRGKVVIVELNETILDAGIRDQALLRDGDRVEMIHFVGGG; this is encoded by the coding sequence ATGACTCTTTGGATAAATGGGATGCGCACAGATCTGCCCCTTATCTGTGAAACAGTGGGCGAGTTGCTCGGGCAACTTAACCTTCGAGGGAAAGTCGTAATTGTGGAGTTGAACGAGACGATATTAGATGCTGGAATTAGGGATCAAGCTTTACTGAGGGATGGGGACCGGGTGGAGATGATTCATTTTGTGGGAGGGGGATGA
- the thiO gene encoding glycine oxidase ThiO, whose protein sequence is MSETNVKHADVIVVGGGIIGCSAAFQMAKRGMKVIVLDSGGMGGEASGAAAGMLAAQAEMQQGGPLYAWALESRGMFPALAQELKNLSGVDIELMREGLLIPVLTEEGKDELQTAAQWQRLSGEEAEWLDSEALQAREPELSAWMLGALSIPGDGQVSAPQLVKGYKLAAEAYGAAFREYENIHEIWTERGKVRGVRTARKTYFAHQVVVTAGCWTGNVLKETGLVLPMIPVKGECISVIADKPLLRSTLFSHCCYLVPKRGNRILIGATSTEGTYDKRLTTQGVLTLLERASAILPGIVHTEFERGWTGLRPQTPDGLPYIGLHPDVQGLIIAAGHYRNGVLLSPITGQWIADLVEGKGAWELGIEALSISRIGLAAQALEQSGN, encoded by the coding sequence ATGAGCGAGACGAATGTGAAGCATGCGGATGTCATAGTCGTCGGAGGCGGGATCATAGGATGCTCTGCAGCGTTTCAAATGGCCAAACGCGGCATGAAAGTCATTGTGCTCGACAGCGGGGGCATGGGCGGGGAAGCTTCTGGCGCGGCAGCAGGTATGCTTGCGGCGCAAGCGGAGATGCAACAGGGGGGACCGCTCTATGCATGGGCGTTGGAAAGCCGTGGAATGTTTCCGGCATTAGCTCAGGAATTGAAAAATCTGAGCGGAGTGGACATAGAGTTGATGCGAGAAGGCCTTTTGATTCCCGTGCTCACCGAGGAAGGCAAAGATGAGTTGCAAACGGCAGCGCAATGGCAAAGACTTTCCGGCGAAGAAGCGGAATGGCTGGATTCCGAAGCGCTTCAAGCGCGGGAGCCGGAACTCTCGGCATGGATGCTAGGCGCATTATCAATCCCGGGAGACGGCCAAGTTTCAGCACCGCAGCTGGTAAAGGGGTACAAACTTGCTGCGGAAGCGTATGGGGCCGCATTTAGAGAATACGAAAACATTCATGAAATATGGACTGAACGGGGAAAGGTGCGCGGTGTTCGGACGGCGCGGAAGACGTATTTTGCCCATCAGGTGGTCGTGACGGCGGGTTGCTGGACGGGAAATGTACTCAAAGAAACCGGATTAGTACTGCCCATGATTCCTGTGAAAGGGGAGTGTATCTCTGTCATCGCCGATAAGCCGTTGCTGCGATCTACTTTATTTAGTCACTGCTGTTATCTCGTTCCAAAACGGGGAAATCGGATCCTCATCGGGGCCACCTCAACCGAAGGGACGTATGACAAACGGTTAACCACACAGGGAGTACTAACTTTACTAGAACGCGCATCGGCGATTCTGCCCGGTATTGTTCATACGGAATTCGAACGAGGTTGGACAGGGCTTCGCCCGCAAACACCTGACGGATTACCGTATATAGGGCTTCACCCGGATGTTCAGGGATTAATCATTGCCGCAGGACATTATCGCAATGGGGTGCTCCTGAGTCCGATTACAGGTCAATGGATTGCGGATCTTGTTGAGGGGAAAGGCGCTTGGGAGCTGGGGATTGAAGCTTTGTCCATATCCAGAATAGGACTTGCGGCACAAGCGCTTGAGCAGAGCGGGAATTGA
- a CDS encoding thiamine phosphate synthase → MAAREGMPGREGIAGREGTAGREGMANTGGTSPFKGEAQGDPRGQQAQRPEQDGLAVHELHVITDGKQPWDRLIRIAAEIAPVVSAIHLREPQAGAAMLCELIGALTAAGVSLERLIVNDRADVAWAMRTGGVQLGGRSLSAAQVRDRFPGLVYGRSVHRPEEAGDAAAQGARYVLFGHVFATPSKPGRPGRGVRELAAAVRCAATAAGVIAIGGIGTSQVAEVCAAGAAGIAVMSGIWEAADPVEAARCYRAALDAYSVYAVRGEKQA, encoded by the coding sequence ATGGCAGCAAGAGAAGGCATGCCAGGAAGAGAAGGCATAGCAGGAAGAGAAGGTACGGCAGGAAGAGAAGGCATGGCAAATACGGGGGGAACATCACCGTTTAAGGGTGAGGCGCAAGGAGATCCACGGGGACAGCAAGCCCAGCGCCCAGAACAAGATGGGCTGGCGGTGCATGAGCTGCACGTGATTACCGATGGGAAGCAGCCTTGGGACCGGCTGATTCGCATTGCCGCGGAGATCGCGCCGGTGGTCAGCGCGATCCACTTGCGGGAGCCGCAAGCAGGCGCAGCCATGCTATGCGAGTTGATCGGCGCGCTGACGGCCGCAGGCGTTTCGTTGGAACGGCTGATCGTCAACGACCGCGCCGACGTCGCCTGGGCGATGCGCACAGGCGGCGTGCAGTTGGGCGGCCGCAGTCTGTCGGCGGCCCAGGTGAGGGATCGCTTCCCGGGCCTCGTGTACGGACGGTCGGTGCACCGTCCGGAAGAGGCTGGGGATGCGGCTGCGCAGGGAGCGCGGTACGTGCTCTTCGGGCACGTATTCGCGACGCCGTCCAAGCCCGGCAGACCCGGGCGCGGCGTGCGGGAGCTTGCGGCGGCGGTGCGCTGTGCGGCAACAGCTGCCGGGGTGATCGCCATCGGCGGCATCGGTACGTCGCAAGTGGCGGAAGTTTGCGCAGCAGGCGCGGCGGGCATTGCCGTCATGTCCGGCATTTGGGAAGCCGCTGATCCGGTCGAAGCCGCCAGGTGTTACCGCGCCGCCCTCGATGCTTACTCAGTATACGCTGTAAGAGGTGAGAAGCAAGCATGA
- the thiC gene encoding phosphomethylpyrimidine synthase ThiC, which translates to MSKMAEETGAPYIKAFPASRKIYVEGTADDVRVPMREIALSDTETSEGVEHNAPVRVYDTSGLYTDGEHQTDIRQGLPALRQPWITRRGDVETYEGRTVKPEDNGMPAAGWRSQEAEERFPRVHSNPLRAKAGQNVTQMHYARRGIITPEMEFAAIREGMDPEFVRNEIACGRAILPNNINHPESEPMLIGRHFLVKINANIGNSAVSSSIEEEVEKMTWAIRWGADTIMDLSTGQHIHTTREWIIRNSPVPVGTVPLYQALEKVGGKAEALTWDIYRDTLIEQAEQGVDYFTIHAGVLLRYVPMTAKRVTGIVSRGGSIMASWCLAHHKENFLYTHFEEICEIMKAYDIAFSLGDGLRPGSIADANDEAQFAELQTLGELTEIAWRHDVQVMIEGPGHVPLHKIKENVELQMEICKEAPFYTLGPLTTDIAPGYDHITSAIGAALIGSFGTSMLCYVTPKEHLGLPNKNDVREGVIAYKIAAHAADLAKGHPGAQERDDALSKARFEFRWRDQFALSLDPERAMEFHDETLPAEGAKSAHFCSMCGPKFCSMRITQDIREYAKRHGMETEEALERGLEEKAREYSESRR; encoded by the coding sequence ATGTCCAAAATGGCAGAAGAAACGGGAGCGCCGTATATCAAGGCTTTTCCGGCGAGCAGGAAAATTTATGTGGAGGGTACCGCGGATGACGTACGGGTGCCGATGCGGGAAATTGCATTAAGCGACACGGAGACTTCAGAAGGTGTTGAACATAACGCGCCTGTACGGGTATATGATACAAGCGGTTTGTATACGGACGGGGAGCACCAGACCGATATCCGTCAAGGATTACCCGCTCTTCGGCAACCTTGGATTACGCGCCGGGGCGATGTTGAAACATATGAAGGGCGTACGGTGAAACCGGAAGATAACGGAATGCCGGCCGCGGGATGGCGGAGTCAGGAAGCGGAGGAAAGGTTTCCGCGGGTTCATTCGAATCCGCTTCGGGCCAAAGCAGGTCAGAATGTGACGCAGATGCATTACGCCCGCAGGGGCATTATTACCCCGGAGATGGAATTCGCGGCCATCCGGGAAGGGATGGATCCTGAATTTGTGCGGAATGAGATTGCTTGCGGCCGGGCTATTTTGCCCAACAATATTAATCATCCTGAAAGTGAACCGATGTTAATCGGAAGGCACTTCCTGGTGAAGATCAACGCTAATATCGGCAACTCCGCCGTATCCTCATCCATTGAGGAAGAAGTGGAGAAGATGACATGGGCCATTCGCTGGGGAGCAGACACGATCATGGACCTTTCTACAGGTCAGCATATCCATACGACAAGAGAGTGGATTATACGTAACTCCCCGGTTCCGGTGGGAACGGTGCCTCTTTATCAGGCGCTGGAAAAAGTGGGAGGCAAAGCGGAGGCGCTGACCTGGGACATCTACAGGGACACGTTGATTGAGCAGGCGGAACAAGGGGTTGACTATTTCACAATCCATGCCGGCGTGCTCCTGCGTTATGTGCCGATGACGGCGAAACGGGTTACGGGCATCGTCTCCCGGGGCGGATCGATTATGGCTTCGTGGTGTTTGGCTCATCACAAGGAAAATTTCCTGTATACGCATTTTGAGGAAATTTGCGAAATTATGAAGGCGTATGATATCGCGTTCTCGCTTGGCGACGGTTTGCGTCCGGGATCCATTGCCGATGCCAACGATGAGGCGCAATTTGCGGAATTGCAAACGCTGGGGGAATTGACGGAAATCGCATGGAGACATGATGTGCAGGTGATGATTGAAGGTCCGGGTCATGTTCCGTTACACAAAATCAAGGAGAACGTGGAGTTACAGATGGAGATTTGTAAAGAAGCTCCATTCTATACGCTGGGTCCGCTGACGACGGACATCGCGCCGGGCTACGACCATATCACATCCGCCATCGGTGCGGCGTTGATCGGTTCCTTCGGCACGTCGATGCTGTGCTATGTGACGCCGAAGGAACATCTGGGCCTGCCGAACAAGAACGATGTTCGGGAAGGCGTGATCGCGTACAAAATCGCGGCGCATGCGGCGGATTTGGCCAAGGGGCATCCGGGCGCGCAAGAGCGGGATGACGCGCTGTCCAAAGCGCGGTTCGAGTTCAGGTGGCGCGACCAGTTTGCTTTGTCGCTCGATCCGGAGAGAGCGATGGAATTCCACGATGAGACGCTGCCTGCGGAAGGCGCGAAGAGTGCGCACTTCTGCTCCATGTGCGGCCCGAAATTCTGTTCCATGCGGATCACCCAGGATATTAGGGAGTACGCGAAGCGGCATGGAATGGAAACGGAAGAAGCACTGGAGCGCGGCCTGGAGGAGAAAGCCCGCGAGTATTCGGAGAGCCGGCGGTGA